The Garra rufa chromosome 23, GarRuf1.0, whole genome shotgun sequence genome includes a region encoding these proteins:
- the nup155 gene encoding nuclear pore complex protein Nup155 produces MRAATGSQCRDMKRGHPEKPTSEANELLQGSRQIQNKLEKERTLKDSLRLYQQISHHTDLPLVCTQYRQVRFYEGVVELCLTAADKKDPQKLGLHFYRNGEPEEDASGQQAFQERLSCYKCISDTMQELVNQSKAAPQSPSVPKQPGPPVMTSDPNMLSNEDAAAHFEQMLGLAQRSQDELFHIALFNWLIQADLTDKLLEVNSPYLEDHLMHMIKQDQSKVRNMDLLWRYYEKNRSFGKASHVLARLADMHSTEISLKQRLEYISRAILSAKSSSCVSSLGADGEFLHELEEKMEVVRIQVQIQETLRRQYSQHPSVQGAMTQLDSELMDITKLYGEFADHFRLSECKLAIIHCAGHADPILVHTLWQEIIDKEVSDSVAMSPPDRMRALSLKLVSLGKLYAGTPRYFPLDFLVKFLEQEVCRLNWDVGFVTFTMQEIGVQLPRLLEVYDQLFKTRDPCWQRLKKPLHLVECIHVLLSGYVNDPSRVPTYDRRRFTNACLDNICGYLVELQSLSPNAALQDIIRNFKCLQAKLEKLH; encoded by the exons GCCAATGAGCTTCTGCAGGGCTCCAGACAAATCCAGAACAAGCTGGAGAAGGAGCGAACGCTGAAAGATTCCCTGCGCCTCTATCAGCAGATCAGCCACCATACGGACCTGCCGCTCGTCTGCACGCAGTACCGGCAAG TGCGTTTCTATGAGGGCGTGGTGGAGCTTTGTCTCACAGCCGCTGATAAAAAAGACCCTCAGAAACTGGGGCTGCACTTCTACAGGAACGGAGAGCCGGAGGAGGACGCCAGCGGCCAGCAGGCCTTCCAGGAGCG ACTCTCCTGTTATAAATGCATCTCGGACACCATGCAGGAGCTGGTGAACCAGAGTAAAGCGGCCCCTCAGTCTCCCAGCGTCCCCAAACAACCCGGACCGCCTGTCATGACCTCTGACCCCAACATGTTGAGCAATGAGGACGCTGCCGCCCAT TTTGAGCAGATGCTGGGTCTCGCTCAGAGATCTCAAGACGAGCTCTTCCACATCGCTCTCTTCAACTGGCTCATTCAGGCCGATCTCACCGACAAACTCCTGGAG GTGAACTCGCCGTACCTGGAGGATCATCTGATGCACATGATCAAACAGGACCAGAGTAAAGTGCGTAACATGGACCTTCTGTGGCGATACTACGAGAAGAACAGAAGCTTTGGCAAAGCGTCTCACGTTCTGGCGCGGCTCGCAGACATGCACAG CACGGAGATCTCTCTGAAGCAGCGTTTGGAGTACATCTCTAGGGCCATCCTCTCCGCCAAGAGCTCATCCTGCGTGTCTTCACTAGGAGCCGACGGAGAGTTTCTGCATGAACTGGAGGAGAAGATGGAG GTGGTGCGGATTCAGGTTCAGATCCAGGAAACCCTCCGCAGACAGTATTCCCAGCATCCCTCAGTGCAGGGAGCCATGACACAACTGGACTCTGAGCTCATGGACATTACCAAG CTGTACGGCGAGTTTGCGGATCATTTCCGGCTGTCGGAGTGTAAGCTGGCCATCATCCACTGCGCGGGACATGCGGACCCCATCCTGGTGCACACGCTGTGGCAGGAGATCATTGACAAGG AGGTGAGCGACAGTGTGGCCATGAGCCCGCCGGACCGCATGAGAGCTCTGAGTCTCAAGCTCGTGTCGCTGGGAAAGTTATACGCGGGAACGCCACGATACTTTCCATTAG ATTTCCTGGTGAAGTTTCTGGAGCAGGAAGTGTGCCGGTTGAACTGGGACGTGGGTTTCGTCACCTTCACCATGCAGGAGATTGGAGTTCAGCTTCCACGGCTGCTGGAGGTTTATGACCAACTCTTCAAGACACGG GACCCATGTTGGCAGCGCCTGAAGAAACCGCTTCATCTGGTGGAGTGCATTCATGTGCTGCTGTCAGGATATGTGAACGATCCCAGCCGTGTGCCCACCTATGACAG ACGGAGGTTTACAAACGCTTGTCTGGATAACATCTGCGGTTATCTGGTGGAGCTGCAGTCCTTGAGTCCAAACGCAGCCCTGCAGGACATTATACGCAACTTCAAATGCCTTCAGGCCAAACTGGAGAAGCTTCATTGA
- the ora5 gene encoding bombesin receptor subtype-3, with the protein MQPLDWIELFMRAFFCFTGIIGNGLLGLRSLPKSRSQLRTGDVLFVNLAVSNLITNCLVDLPETMAHFAQTWLTTKEYCGVTQFSHEISETSSIFSTMFISMYWHQKLVGSIKRGGAPVQMDNLRLVFALLSGSWIVSTAFSLPHIFIAEHNANESSEVCEERFASPAAKQTFDGMYLTLANVVPMIGITYATVQIVITLLRSQNRIKDHSRNSQQKMPVRVNPSSSNQIRAAKSVVAVATIFIFCWFTHLILRIYSSFRVSVLAVKLTNFIGASYVCFVPYVYLHGVKKLNCSCW; encoded by the exons ATGCAGCCTCTAGACTGGATCGAATTATTCATGAGAGCTTTCTTCTGCTTCACCGGTATAATAGGCAACGGTTTGCTGGGTTTGCGCTCTCTGCCCAAATCCAGATCCCAGCTGCGAACCGGCGACGTCCTCTTCGTCAACCTCGCCGTGTCCAACCTTATCACCAACTGCTTAGTGGACCTGCCGGAAACCATGGCTCACTTCGCACAGACCTGGCTCACGACTAAAGAATACTGCGGCGTGACTCAGTTTTCTCACGAAATCTCGGAGACAAGCAGCATCTTCTCCACCATGTTCATCAGCATGTATTGGCACCAGAAGCTGGTGGGCTCCATCAAACGTGGAGGAGCTCCGGTGCAGATGGACAACTTGAGGCTCGTCTTTGCTTTGCTCTCCGGGAGCTGGATCGTGTCGACAGCGTTCAGCCTTCCGCACATCTTTATCGCAGAACACAATGCAAACGAGAGTTCGGAAGTTTGTGAAGAGCGCTTTGCATCACCCGCAGCCAAGCAGACGTTCGACGGGATGTACCTTACCCTGGCCAACGTCGTTCCAATGATCGGGATAACTTACGCCACCGTTCAGATTGTCATAACGCTGCTCCGGAGTCAAAACCGAATCAAGGATCACTCCAGAAACAG CCAACAGAAGATGCCGGTTAGAGTCAATCCGTCCTCGAGCAATCAAATTCGGGCGGCCAAAAGCGTGGTTGCAGTCGCAACCATCTTCATCTTCTGCTGGTTCACTCACCTCATTCTCCGCATCTACAGCAGCTTCAGAGTTTCTGTCCTGGCTGTGAAATTGACCAACTTCATAGGAGCTTCTTACGTCTGTTTCGTTCCGTATGTCTACTTGCACGGTGTGAAGAAACTCAACTGCTCGTGTTGGTAA